The Aminithiophilus ramosus genome contains a region encoding:
- a CDS encoding ferritin-like domain-containing protein: MYHEPVAELTSEARDIVRALNSLKEEIEAVDWYHQRLTASQDEAIKAILKHNRDEEIEHAAMVLEWLRRTMPEVDEALRTYLFTEAPITEIEESATGDEAPASSAGTRSLGIGRLGR, from the coding sequence ATGTATCACGAACCTGTGGCGGAACTGACTTCCGAGGCGCGCGACATCGTCAGGGCTCTGAACAGCCTCAAGGAGGAGATCGAGGCCGTCGATTGGTACCATCAGCGGCTGACGGCGAGCCAGGACGAGGCCATCAAGGCCATCCTGAAGCACAACCGCGACGAAGAGATCGAGCACGCCGCTATGGTGCTCGAATGGCTTCGCCGGACGATGCCCGAGGTTGACGAGGCTCTCCGGACGTATCTCTTCACCGAGGCTCCCATCACCGAGATCGAAGAGAGTGCCACCGGAGACGAAGCTCCGGCCAGCTCTGCGGGAACCCGAAGCCTGGGCATCGGCAGGCTGGGCCGCTAG
- a CDS encoding family 1 encapsulin nanocompartment shell protein, which produces MDILKRSLAPITASAWEEIDEQARRALKAHLSARRFVDVAGPKGWDYAAVPLGRLNMPENRCEGDVCFGVHAVQPLVEARVSFELDRWELDNIERGAKDPDLAPVVEAAVKMARFEEKAVFEGFERGCVVGLVEAGADQALDLSCETGATILAGLAQAVRRLQAGAVEGPYALVAGPALWDVLQTRSEGYPLRKRVESLVDEVILAPHFDGALVVSLRGGDFELVVGQDYSIGFEEASNGKVRFFLSESFTFRVIDPTAVVPFRIV; this is translated from the coding sequence ATGGACATTCTCAAGCGTTCTCTGGCCCCCATCACGGCAAGCGCCTGGGAGGAGATCGACGAGCAGGCACGCCGGGCCCTCAAGGCCCATCTTTCGGCGCGGCGCTTCGTCGACGTGGCCGGTCCCAAGGGCTGGGACTACGCCGCCGTTCCCCTGGGAAGATTGAACATGCCCGAAAATCGCTGCGAGGGCGACGTCTGCTTCGGCGTGCACGCCGTTCAGCCCCTCGTCGAGGCCCGCGTCTCCTTCGAGCTCGATCGCTGGGAGCTGGACAACATCGAGCGTGGGGCCAAGGATCCCGATCTGGCCCCCGTCGTCGAGGCGGCCGTGAAAATGGCCCGTTTCGAGGAGAAGGCCGTCTTCGAAGGCTTCGAAAGGGGTTGCGTCGTCGGCCTCGTCGAGGCCGGCGCCGATCAGGCCCTGGATCTTTCCTGCGAGACGGGGGCGACCATCCTGGCCGGACTGGCCCAGGCCGTGCGCCGTCTCCAGGCCGGTGCCGTCGAGGGGCCCTACGCCCTCGTGGCCGGTCCCGCCCTCTGGGACGTCCTTCAGACCCGCTCCGAGGGCTATCCCCTGCGCAAGCGCGTCGAATCCCTCGTCGACGAAGTCATCTTGGCGCCCCATTTCGACGGCGCTCTCGTCGTCTCCCTCCGCGGCGGCGACTTCGAGCTCGTCGTCGGCCAGGACTACTCCATCGGCTTCGAAGAGGCCAGCAACGGCAAGGTCCGCTTCTTCCTCTCCGAGTCCTTCACCTTCCGCGTCATCGACCCCACGGCCGTCGTTCCCTTCCGGATCGTCTGA